The proteins below are encoded in one region of Carassius auratus strain Wakin linkage group LG44F, ASM336829v1, whole genome shotgun sequence:
- the LOC113068340 gene encoding gastrula zinc finger protein XlCGF8.2DB-like: MKEERQDLNEVEGKYQDQKDHDVNGEKSVSCSFKKREVKRPFSCSQCGNTFTCNKTLKNHMLIHTGIKPFSCSQCGKSFTYNRNRIRHMLIHTGSKPFSCSQCGKSFIRKAHLKSHLLTHTSEKPFSCSQCGTTFTCNKTLKNHMLNHTGIKPFSCSQCGKSFTCNRNRIRHMLIHTGIKPFSCSQCGKSFIREAHLKSHLLTHTSEKPFSCSQCGNTFTRKKSLENHMLIHTGKKSFFCSQCGKGFIYKVSLRNHMIIHTGIKPFSCSECGKSFTCNRNLSRHMLIHTGIKPFSCSECGKSFTVKSSLNNHVNSY, translated from the coding sequence atgaaagaagaaaGGCAAGATCTGAATGAGGTGGAGGGGAAATATCAGGATCAGAAAGATCATGATGTCAATGGAGAAAAATCAGTGAGTTGCagctttaaaaaaagagaagtcaaaaggcctttcagctgctctcagtgtggaaacactttcacATGTAACAAAACTCTGAAgaatcacatgttaattcatactggaataaagcctttcagctgctctcagtgtggaaagagtttcacatatAACCGTAATCGTATtaggcacatgttaattcatacggGAAgtaagcctttcagctgctctcagtgtggaaagagttttatacGGAAAGCACATCTTAAGAGTCATTTGTTAACTCACACTTCagaaaagcctttcagctgctctcagtgtggaaccACTTTCACATGTAACAAAACTCTTAAGAATCACATGTTAAATCAtactggaataaagcctttcagctgctctcagtgtggaaagagtttcacatgtAACCGTAATCGTATtaggcacatgttaattcatacgggaataaagcctttcagctgctctcagtgtggaaagagttttatacGGGAAGCTCACCTTAAGAGTCATTTGTTAACTCACACTTCAGAAAAGCCTTTCagttgctctcagtgtggaaacacttttaCACGCAAAAAAAGCCTTGAgaatcacatgttaattcatactggaaAAAAGTCTTTcttctgctctcagtgtggaaagggtttTATATATAAAGTAAGCCTTAGGAACCACATGATAATTCAtactggaataaagcctttcagctgttccgagtgtggaaagagtttcacatgtAACCGTAATCTTAGTAGGCACATGTTAATTCACactggaataaagcctttcagctgttctgagtgtggaaagagttttacagtgAAATCAAGCTTAAATAATCACGTTAATTCATACTAG